The sequence tgcagcATTTTGTTTATTAGTTTCTTCTCTAAAATGGGTTGGGATTTGTTTTTCAGATGATAAGCTTTcaataattccaaattaaaattatatggaACTTCCAGTAAAGGGTTTTAAAGGATGAGGTATTTGAGTATGCTCACTTAAGGTTCATTAATTTTTCCTTGTTTATTCATCTGAAATCTTAATCTGTCAATGATTTGCACAATAATTTATTTCAGTGATAAATGGACAAGAGTGATTGTTGAGAAACCTTTTGGAAAAGATTTAGAATCATCAAACAGATTGTCCAATCATCTGTCAGCATTATTTAAAGAGGAGGAGCTATACAGGATAGATCATTACCTTGGGAAAGAAATGGTACAGAATCTCATGGTTTTAAGGTAtgtaatttagatttttataccTAACAGCATAGTTTGGTAATTCTGCTAGCTATTAACCCTATTATTCACTGCAGGTGATGCcattatttgtataataaaacaGCCCTATGAGTCTTGAGATATCCAAAATTACCAACCCTGCTTAGGCTTATTCCACTTGGGGCTAAATAACCCATAGCAGGGTAGACAATTTTGGATATGATACTCAAACTCCAACTTCCTTAGTCAAATTTGCTGTTAGTGACAGCCTTTTTCAATTAaaccattttaaatatttcaggcTTCTCatttttaagctcacctggcccaaagggccaagtgagcttttctcatcacttggcttccgtcgtccgtcgttaacattttacattttgaacttcttctagagaaccactgaaaggaatgaaaccaaacatggcatgaatgttccttatgaggtgctgaccaagtgttgttactttgtagccgatccatcattcaaaatgaccgccagcgggggacttagtttaacataggaccctatgggaaatgcatacaaatgacttcttttagagaaccactgaatggaatgaaaccaaacgtatcataaatgttcctttcttaatgaggtgctggccaagtgttgttactttgtagcctaatttagtagaggggcattatgttttctggtctgtggctcctttcggtcgtccgtctgtgcgtccgttcaggttaaagtttttgatcaaggtcgtttttgatgaagctgaagtccaatcaacttgaaacttagtacatatgttccctatagtataatctttcttattttaatgccaaattagattattacccaatttcaccgtccatggaacatggaaaaggatagtgcgagtggggcatctgtgtactttggacacattcttgttttatatgatttcaaaaacccaggtagaatcaggtgagcgatacaggctcttgagagcctatAGTTTGGGGTTAAGAACATACCTGTTAATACATAAAAATTTCTATTCTAAAAGTGATTGGTGAATATAAAACTTCATTATACCCCCgttttgaaaaaaggggggtatactgtttcacctctgtctgtcagtccgtccgtcaatcaatcccatgaaactttcgtcacatttttctcaggaactacacatccaccctttctgtaatttggtatcaacatttatatatgtcagccataccgtgtgatgcgttttcagattcatcattcatcgacttccagtttaccgaacacttgtatgattttacacatgatagccaagttgaaatttttcgtcacatttttctcaggaactacaatacaaggatttctgaaatttggtttcaggatttatataagtcagctataccgtgtgatgcgttttcagattcatcactcgacaacttcctgtttaccgaacacttgcatatttttacactattaatattatccactcgcggcgggggtatcatcagtgagcagtagctcccagtttcacttgtttaattTTGCATTGCCTTTTCAAAATGTAGAGAAAGAATATATGTATaagtttgaatattgtttttctgcCTCATgcattgaaatatttgtgatattttatatacatagcTAGTGTTCTTTTTGCAGATTTGCCAACAGAATTTTTAGTCCTGTCTGGAACAGAGATGGAATAGCTTCTGTTGTTATTAGCTTTAAAGAACCATTTGGTACACAAGGAAGAGGTGGTTACTTTGATGAGTTTGGAATCATCAGGTATAAAGCCAGtaattattaaatgattataGTTATCTATGTTAAAtcattaatgaataaaaaaaggttgcgggatatttgatatatatatacaatgagACAGATCATgaccacaaaaataaaacaaaaaacaattgtcCAGATAGCATTGAACGAGGGAAGGGTTTTAGCTATAGatgttaatttgaaattattttttgttgttttaagaaGCTTACATAATAGCATCAGATTGTTTTGCCTTCATACATATCAATTTGGATgagtaaattttaattttggcatatattcagaattgtttatgtttttgtcaaagaaaacatgttattttatatataatgttaaattgGAAATATAATCTGTTATTCCAATAAACATATGTTGAtttgtaaaatgtgtatatatttaatttataaaattgagaatggtgaatgtgtcaaagagacaacaactcgaccataaaacaaacaacagcagaaggtcactaataggacttcaatgcagtgagaaatTCCTGCACACAGAGGCGTCCTTCTATTTTATAGAGATGTTGAtttgtaaaatgtgttatatttgaattatgtatattttatagagATGTTGAtttgtaaaatgtgtatatatttgaattacGTATATATTATAGAGATGTTGAtttgtaaaatgtgtatatatttgaattatgtatattttatggAGATGTTGAtttgtaaaatgtgtatatatttgaattatgtatattttaaagagATGTTGATTTGTAAAATGGTAATATAtctgaataatatatatatattacagagaTGTGATGCAGAATCATTTAATGCAGATACTAACCTTGGTAGCAATGGAAAAACCACCTACTACAAATGCTGAGGACATACGTAATGAAAAGGTCTGTTATCTGTTGGGATATCTGATTATAGAAGTTCATTTTATTCCTTTGCAGGCTTGTAAATCTTTAAGTACCTGGCTAGAATTTGATATAGTATAAAAGTGTGAAAAAGGAGTTGCATACTATACATAAGTGTGTTTTATACACACAAAaagagggtataaaaatttcaacttaaattataaaatagagGTTCTGCttaaatggttattttttttatttcaggttaAAGTATTGAAAAGCATCCAACCAGTAGATATAAAAGATACAATTTTAGGCCAATATGTAGGTAAACCTGGTGGTAAAGGAGACGAGGGTCAAGGTTACCTTGACGATCCTACTGTTCCTAAAGGTAATTGTCACACCATAGCAaattatatggttcgctactgacccctaTGGGTCCATAGAGGGTAAGTAAAATCTATAGTGGGTGAGGCCGTAGGCAGAGTCCCCTATGGATTTAATTCACCCTCTATGGTctgtagggggtcagtagttgaCCTATAACAAATTTATTGCACACTGGACTTTTTTTctgcgttttgtttaaaaataaataataaaacacaacaacattgaTAGATGACATCATCATTTACCAGTAGACGTGAAGTCATGAACCCCCTGTGAAATTACTGACCCCCTACGCATCCATAGGGGGTTACCACGTGATGGTGTTAAATCAATCACAATGTGGTAATTTACCTGAGGTGCGATAAAGTCTAATATGAATCAAAGGAGATCTTGGGTAGAAGTAGTGTTTATCTCATGTTGGAAGTATGTTttcttatgtatatttttatcattacataATTTGCTAAATTGAAAAGTGCTGGttgatatttttgaataaaattgagaatggaaatggggaatgtatcaaagaaacaacaacccgaccatagaaaaaacatcagcagaaggtcaccaacagatcttcaatgtaacgagaaattcccacacccgaaggcatccttcagctggcccctaaacaaatatataccagttcagtgataatgaacgccatactaatttccaaattgtacacaagaaactaaaattaaaatagtacaagactaacaaagaccagaggctcctgacttgggacaggcgcaaaaatgcggggggttaaacatgtttatgagatctgaATCCTTcacctatacctctagccaatatagaaaagtaaacgcataacaatacctacatttaaaattcaactcaagagaagtccgagtctgatgtcagaagatgtaaccaaagaaaataaagtgaAGTTCGACTTAAAAATGCTGTgtatttgaaattatcaatcGTGTGTTGACTTATGTACAGATTAAATTAAACAAgctttttagattttttttttatatgttctcaaagttattgtttattttcaggGTCTGTAACTCCTACATTTGCTACTGCTGTGTTGCATGTGAAAAATGAGAGATGGGATGGTGTACCATTTATACTTAGATGTGGGAAAGgtgagtttatattttttcaaaatgggaAGATAGTCTTCATCAGAAAGATTTATGCAAAGAATGACTCAATTGCAACCTTGAAACATCAGACAATTATTCGAACTTAAGACAAACCGTTACTGTACTCCATTTATCGACATTACTTTTGACCTTATCATTGAAATGCTGCTCAGTTTTAAGAATATGGTTACATTCAAAATAGATAATGTACAAATCCTTGCTTTTACTTTTGAGGagttaaaaacattaaaaaattctGATTCAGTCATATAACACCATGTGCACACTTTAAAATTGTGCGCTTCCAAAATGCCTCTTTGGATTTAACTTCATCAGTAGCGCTCAGACCTAAACAGTTAAAAGATGGGGATGCTTAAATACACTGCAAAGTTATGAGCTATAGCAGCAAAAATGACTTAAACTGAATACCTAATGTCATCTAGGATTAATTTTGACTGAAGGATAAATGGAAATTTTAATCTCAAGAatgtaaattcatttttttcttggtACCTGGTTCATACATAATGAATTGTACAGTAATAACACTAAACTGTTCTTCTTCAGCATTGAATGAAAGGAAAGCAGAAGTGAGGATACAATTCAAAGATGTTGCTGGAGATATTTTCCCTGATGGGGAGGTAAAGAGGAATGAATTGGTGATAAGAGTACAGCCAGACGAAGCTGTATATCTGAAAATGATGGCAAAGTCACCAGGGATGTCTTTTAACTGTGAGGAAACAGAGCTGGATCTCTCTTACTCTTCTAGATACAAGGCAAGTTctacaatattaaaatgaaaagatgtaatttatagaatagatataggaagatgtggtatgagtgccaatgacgCAACTCTCAATGCATGTACTTATTTGCAGTCCTTgtattaaaagaaattatttttttagtgttgGTAGTGGTTAATATTTAGATAGGCGGTTATTGTGAAATACAATATAACATAAAAGACTAAGAAACTCTTGTTGACAGAAAACAGACAATCATCAAAACAGGCTTTGCACACTAATCTATTTCCATACTTGTacttaaatataagaaaatattatgtaaaattaGAAAGGAGTAGATTCACATACATAttcaattgtttaatttttcatcatttgataTAATTGATAGATAACTAATGTACCCAGTACTTGAATTCTTAAATCATGGAATGTTAGTGTATGATAGGTCTGTCAAAGCTTGTGTGCTGTTGTTAGAACAGGGATAATTGCTTTGATAGTAGAGTTTATCTTTATGAAGAAAAATTTTGTCATCTTAATcttgttaaaatgaaataagtGATATGAGACTGTGTACTTTGATATTTGAGGGAAATATTTAAATGACTGATGCTCACTGTACAGTAATTTTAAACAACAGTATAGTCTTACTCACATCAAAATGCACAACCTCAAGAATTCTTAACAGGTAGGTGGCAGAACACTACATAGAAGAAAGAGACTAATTTAtaccattttaatataaaaaaacagccTTGAAGTAGAAAGATTTTAACAAGAAATGTGATAACTTCTATGTTATTTGGTCGTGtggtcataaaacttttaaGCATGATTATCCTACTAAGACTcagaaatcaaccaatcaaattattGCGTTTGGTGTTTCAAGTACATTGCTTATTCTCCAAGTACTAAGTCAAGTTTTATGACTGAGTCCGAGGACCTTGATCtctgatgaagagttgtctcattggcaatcatgccaaaTGTTCTTATTTATCTGTAACATCAATTACTTTATAATTAACAGGATCTCAAACTTCCAGATGCCTATGAGAGGTTGATTTTAGATGTATTTTCTGGTATCCAGATAAACTTTGTTAGATCTGATGAATTATATGAAGCCTGGAGAATATTTACGCCATTACTTAACAAGATTGAAACAGAGAAGCCAAAACCTATTACTTATGTCTATGGGAGGTAAGatgatttttgtgttttggtgtaATGCTTTAGACGGttgtgtttaaatgttttttgataGAATTTTTAGCAGCTAAAATTATAGTTGTCTTGAAAGAGTTATCAAGAGAAAATAATCcagattttgtcatttcatacCATATATTATCATATTCTCATACTCCTATTAAAGATGGATGACctaatatttctaaatataattgaatattgaattgaatataaaaaatggaGATGGACTTTTGAAATGTTATATCACTCATGGAAAAAGGACTTGACATTGTTTACTACCCAAGGGTACAAAGTATTTTCTAAGATAAAGTATTTTAGATAACAATTAAATTTATACCAAGTGTATACAGAAGGATAAATTAACAGAAACAATGAAAAGGTTCAGAAATCTTGCATGCATGATATAGATTTGAAAATGTCTATTTTTGCTGTGAATATCAGTCCTGTCAAAGACTACGACTTATTATTAGTTTTAAGTTTTTGACATCAAGAATATATTCACTAAACaaacatttactttttaaattgttatttggatggagagttgtctcattggcactcacaccacatcttcctatatctatttgtacTTTTATTGTTGTCAAGggatatttttatgtttaaatatatcatttatgtgTAACATAAGTAACCTTGTCTATTTAATCAGCATACCagttatatataataagatgcatgcaaaaactttatattcttTGAACATTTTCCATTTTCTGTGTTATCTTAGATATTATAAAACACCACAACTTTCAACTCACCTGACATCTCTTCAAGATACTAACTGCAGTTATATCCAATACTAGCATGaaccttttttaaatgttttgttttttcttgaaaaaaaaatatatttaactagCATGTGATTTTATTAAATGTCATTGTGTTGTATCCTTATATTTACTCAGTAGCAATTCACCTTTTCCAtgttttcagaatctaatgcattctgggtaatattttcaatggTTTATACCAAACTGTAGTGATTGGTTAACAAGATCCTGTTCTTTGGATATTTAACCGAATGACATCACCCATTGAGATTTAGATTCTAAAAAACAGAATTACATGATcagttttcttcttttaaactAAACCACTATATATAGTTCACTGCTTCTTcacaaaagatcaaatataCATGAACAATaggagaaaaatgtaaaaagctatagtttttcattttctcaGAATAAATCATCAGTTTATACTTACTTAATGATATAtgagtttttgtatttttagtcAAATTGGTATAATTTATGATATActacaaattcatttattttttgtgggtatcattttttttgtggatttagaaaaaaagtaatttttggacttattaaaaattcatgacTTTAATATCAAAAGTCTCCATGAAAGAGTTTGTTCTTcgttaaacataaaatttggtGGTTTAGCTAAACCCACAAAATCCATTTAAATTAGTATCCCACAAATATTACTGAATCCGCAG is a genomic window of Mytilus trossulus isolate FHL-02 chromosome 1, PNRI_Mtr1.1.1.hap1, whole genome shotgun sequence containing:
- the LOC134727461 gene encoding glucose-6-phosphate 1-dehydrogenase-like isoform X1, which produces MYRQYKKELEKQRGLQCDTPTFRETEVDILLPVADEYFGKMAVQGKVDMLSILRDELAYEGGAASHVFVVLGASGDLAKKKIYPTLWWLFRDGLLPPKTYFIGYSRSKLTVEDIKKKALPFMKVKNGEEQKVEQFFKINEYIAGSYDSPGDFSKLNKAIEQKGSCNRLFYLALPPTVYESVTLNLKATCMSKSDKWTRVIVEKPFGKDLESSNRLSNHLSALFKEEELYRIDHYLGKEMVQNLMVLRFANRIFSPVWNRDGIASVVISFKEPFGTQGRGGYFDEFGIIRDVMQNHLMQILTLVAMEKPPTTNAEDIRNEKVKVLKSIQPVDIKDTILGQYVGKPGGKGDEGQGYLDDPTVPKGSVTPTFATAVLHVKNERWDGVPFILRCGKALNERKAEVRIQFKDVAGDIFPDGEVKRNELVIRVQPDEAVYLKMMAKSPGMSFNCEETELDLSYSSRYKDLKLPDAYERLILDVFSGIQINFVRSDELYEAWRIFTPLLNKIETEKPKPITYVYGSRGPKESDEFMADRDFKYTGTYRWTESKETKAGL
- the LOC134727461 gene encoding glucose-6-phosphate 1-dehydrogenase-like isoform X2, translating into MYRQYKKELEKQRGLQCDTPTFRETEVDILLPVADEYFGKMAVQGKVDMLSILRDELAYEGGAASHVFVVLGASGDLAKKKIYPTLWWLFRDGLLPPKTYFIGYSRSKLTVEDIKKKALPFMKVKNGEEQKVEQFFKINEYIAGSYDSPGDFSKLNKAIEQKGSCNRLFYLALPPTVYESVTLNLKATCMSKSDKWTRVIVEKPFGKDLESSNRLSNHLSALFKEEELYRIDHYLGKEMVQNLMVLRFANRIFSPVWNRDGIASVVISFKEPFGTQGRGGYFDEFGIIRDVMQNHLMQILTLVAMEKPPTTNAEDIRNEKVKVLKSIQPVDIKDTILGQYVGKPGGKGDEGQGYLDDPTVPKGSVTPTFATAVLHVKNERWDGVPFILRCGKALNERKAEVRIQFKDVAGDIFPDGEVKRNELVIRVQPDEAVYLKMMAKSPGMSFNCEETELDLSYSSRYKDLKLPDAYERLILDVFSGIQINFVRSDELYEAWRIFTPLLNKIETEKPKPITYVYGSRGPKESDKLCHDRDFIYTGTYKWSKPEPAGKL